The Desulfovibrio sp. UIB00 DNA window TTTGCGCGGCTTCAATTTCGCCTTCGCGCCCGATACTCAGCTGGGCCAATCGCAGACGGCTTTCGCTGGCGCGGATTTTTGCCCTCGTGGCCGATTCCTCTGACCGCAGGCGCTCTACTTCATCCATTGACGCAGCACCGCTGTGGCTGAGATTCAATTTACGGCGATACGACGCTGCGGTGTAGGCAAGCTGGGCCTTAAGCTCTGCAATGCCAGACTGCAAGGCTTCTATTTCATCATTCCGTTCCGCAGAAAGTAGGTTGGATACTTCCGCCTTTGCGGCCTCAAGCTCGGATCTGGCCTTGTCCAGAGCCGCTTTTTCCCTGTTGCTGTCGAGGGTAAAAAGGACTTCTCCCGCCTTCACATGGCTGCCGCGCGAAACAGAGAGGGTTTCAACAATACCGCTTGCAGGCAGAGAAACTCTGACAAAATCACCTTCAACATAGCCCTGAACGTCAGTATCTGACCGCCCGTAGCAGCCGGTAAGGAGGCTCGCTATGACAGCAGAAGCAAGAACCGCGCACTTCATTGAATTCTCCGCCATGAAGTGCGCTTTCTCTGCTGCGCGGATACCACGTTACAGAGAAAGCACACTTCAATGAGACCTCGGCTAAAATTTCAGCGTAAAATCAACACCGAACATCATTGGGTCAATAAGAGTCACCAAGGTGTTCTGGTCGTATGACGGGTTCATGGCGTTCACATAGAACTGCGAGGCCGTAGCCGCCTGATTCAGCAGGTTGCGGCCCCAGAGGTTCACCTCGTACTTATCGTTCTTGA harbors:
- a CDS encoding HlyD family secretion protein — translated: MKCAVLASAVIASLLTGCYGRSDTDVQGYVEGDFVRVSLPASGIVETLSVSRGSHVKAGEVLFTLDSNREKAALDKARSELEAAKAEVSNLLSAERNDEIEALQSGIAELKAQLAYTAASYRRKLNLSHSGAASMDEVERLRSEESATRAKIRASESRLRLAQLSIGREGEIEAAQKMLQFRQAAVREAEANLALRQAIAPADAVVNDIIYRPGETIASGQAVVELLPPGNIKARFFLSPTQIGWTSAEPEILLQCEGCGKGIPARVNFVSSEAAYRPPVLYSRNESGKLAFMVEAVPLESCAQLRPGLPVTGVFHK